A single Eremothecium sinecaudum strain ATCC 58844 chromosome VIII, complete sequence DNA region contains:
- the PET494 gene encoding Pet494p (Syntenic homolog of Ashbya gossypii AGL239C; Syntenic homolog of Saccharomyces cerevisiae YNR045W (PET494)), with translation MLFCNGWTANRLYKGSRHKWRVSPRKTLWPFGFRHFSSKSRLIKRTLWAYMNAPGNMLFVTTNVATLSGLYCYSLMSSYSRHRYTMNHSEGELPIDDGYYDEIPKHISDACNNIQDFKSVSTMISENSVSAGTKSVDVNVKSEDLSAKSEDDNAKSHTTIVRPWNVYRNPMDWKHVESSSCTSRFLKMTIFYLIYSFHIYKSVLQDPKYVNSNLSSQKRNLTTWYQMVRWFRKRVDKATLEALHIGSDFERKTTIARFYYKWLHEFRFVLINSNKAQQFKLPPSQGFPTDLKRICRLLEENPMDTTGHFINLMHRIKSADEKKLLYLWYLDYGKYLVSAGDVDSEEVFRSMVNMVNGNGPILEHYVTTILNRDDRYREVFFKHYKNHNIYTASLDSILTLIKAVYETNSPNAKETIRSIISMVRRYCFINNGSIVRIFLPNNDEQEVIANQVHELKKMEAFQSIARNEDAYLMITRTLGD, from the coding sequence ATGCTGTTCTGCAATGGATGGACAGCCAATCGTCTCTATAAAGGCTCCAGGCATAAATGGCGGGTTTCACCTCGTAAAACTTTATGGCCATTTGGCTTCCGACATTTTTCATCCAAAAGCAGATTAATAAAAAGGACATTATGGGCATACATGAATGCTCCTGGTAATATGCTATTTGTTACTACTAATGTCGCTACCTTGTCTGGTTTATACTGCTATTCTCTGATGTCTTCATATTCAAGGCATCGTTATACGATGAACCATTCAGAAGGCGAACTGCCGATCGACGATGGTTACTATGACGAAATTCCAAAGCATATTTCTGATGCCTGTAATAATATTCAAGACTTCAAGTCGGTTTCTACTATGATAAGCGAAAACTCTGTTAGTGCTGGGACTAAATCTGTTGATGTTAATGTTAAATCTGAGGATCTTAGCGCTAAATCTGAGGATGATAATGCTAAATCTCATACCACTATTGTGCGTCCTTGGAACGTATATCGTAATCCTATGGACTGGAAACATGTGGAAAGCTCAAGTTGCACTTCTCGGTTTCTAAAGATGACGATATTCTACTTGATCTACTCCTTCCATATCTATAAGAGTGTGTTACAAGATCCAAAATATGTGAACAGTAACCTCTCTAGTCAGAAAAGAAATCTTACAACATGGTACCAAATGGTGCGATGGTTTCGAAAAAGGGTGGATAAAGCTACGCTTGAGGCTTTGCATATTGGTAGCGATTTTGAACGTAAAACTACAATAGCAAGGTTTTATTATAAATGGTTACATGAGTTTAGGTTTGTTCTTATAAATTCGAACAAAGCTCAGCAATTCAAACTTCCTCCATCGCAGGGCTTTCCTACTGATCTTAAGCGCATCTGTAGGCTACTGGAAGAGAATCCCATGGATACAACGGGTCACTTCATAAATCTAATGCATCGTATCAAAAGCGCCGACGAGAAGAAATTACTCTACTTATGGTATCTTGATTATGGAAAATACTTAGTCAGCGCTGGTGACGTCGATTCCGAAGAGGTTTTCAGAAGTATGGTGAATATGGTCAACGGTAATGGGCCAATACTAGAACATTATGTTACTACAATACTTAATCGTGATGATCGGTACAGAGAGGTATTTTTCAAGCATTATAAGAATCATAATATTTACACGGCATCACTGGATTCGATTCTTACCTTGATTAAGGCAGTATATGAGACTAATAGTCCAAATGCAAAGGAAACTATAAGGTCAATAATTTCTATGGTACGACGGTACTGCTTTATAAATAATGGAAGTATTGTTCGAATATTTCTGCCAAACAACGATGAACAGGAAGTCATAGCAAACCAAGTACATGAACTGAAAAAGATGGAGGCATTCCAATCTATAGCACGGAATGAAGATGCATATTTAATGATTACCCGCACGTTAGGTGATTAG
- the PHO85 gene encoding cyclin-dependent serine/threonine-protein kinase PHO85 (Syntenic homolog of Ashbya gossypii AGL242C; Syntenic homolog of Saccharomyces cerevisiae YPL031C (PHO85); 1-intron in Ashbya gossypii), with protein MVSTSQFKQLEKLGNGTYATVYKGLNRTTGQYVALKEVKLDSEEGTPSTAIREISLMKELKHENIVRLYDVIHTENKLTLVFEYMDNDLKKFMDSRVDREMPRALELSLVKFFQWQLVRGVAFCHDNKILHRDLKPQNLLINNKGQLKLGDFGLARAFGIPVNTFSSEVVTLWYRAPDVLMGSRTYCTSIDIWSCGCILAEMIMGKALFPGTNDEEQLKLIFELMGTPDEQSWPGVSQLPKYNPQITSYPSKPLQQLLQSNTKEVIDDQVVDLARNLLHLNPEMRLGAQQALNHPWFDEYR; from the exons ATGGTAAGCACCTCACA GTTTAAACAGCTGGAAAAGCTGGGAAATGGTACATATGCTACTGTCTATAAAGGGCTTAACAGAACTACAGGGCAGTATGTTGCTTTGAAGGAAGTTAAATTAGATTCCGAGGAAGGTACTCCTTCTACCGCTATTCGGGAAATATCTTTAATGAAGGAGCTGAAGCACGAGAATATTGTCAGGCTGTACGATGTTATACATACTGAAAACAAGCTTACACTGGTATTTGAATATATGGATAATGACCTGAAGAAGTTCATGGACTCTAGGGTGGATAGGGAGATGCCTAGGGCTCTGGAACTGTCCCTGGTGAAGTTCTTCCAGTGGCAATTAGTTAGAGGCGTTGCGTTTTGTCACGACAATAAGATCTTACATCGTGATCTAAAGCCTCAAAATCTGTTGATAAACAATAAAGGTCAATTGAAATTGGGTGACTTTGGGCTTGCTCGTGCCTTTGGGATCCCTGTGAATACATTCAGTAGCGAGGTCGTTACTCTTTGGTACAGGGCTCCAGATGTTTTAATGGGATCTAGAACATATTGCACATCTATTGATATCTGGTCATGTGGCTGTATTCTAGCAGAGATGATTATGGGGAAGGCTTTATTCCCAGGAACTAATGATGAAGAACAGTTGAAGTTGATCTTTGAGCTGATGGGCACTCCTGATGAACAATCGTGGCCTGGAGTGAGCCAATTACCTAAATACAACCCTCAAATCACCTCCTACCCTTCTAAACCACTTCAACAGCTCCTCCAGTCTAACACTAAGGAAGTTATTGACGACCAGGTTGTCGACCTTGCTCGCAATTTGCTACATTTAAACCCAGAGATGAGGCTCGGTGCCCAGCAGGCTTTGAATCATCCATGGTTCGATGAATATCGATAA
- the SUV3 gene encoding ATP-dependent RNA helicase SUV3 (Syntenic homolog of Ashbya gossypii AGL240W; Syntenic homolog of Saccharomyces cerevisiae YPL029W (SUV3)), giving the protein MIVYNLRCSFTLVSDYFIHSMGHEKKTSDELKSSTSLIVKQRSMRRGERFLMLRRPSYLLRISRFPCTGGLRFNSQSPALLPFQSSAWLLEPSDREQKKFFRVISSRQQYPKLSKHLAESFTNFVFRLNEAFDKLRHDASFTNMHNTSLDARNQALNILFEEIIKQIENYDSRAPFKFSLDEAIQPRRVSNLIQQLVNIKLLHNRQWSEIIGIEEVTESAIFEYILEKHLGHILFNEVLPKTLPSVSLANRPLDLSNPSTWYPKARELKRTIVMHLGPTNSGKTFNALQKLKQCNRGYYAGPLRLLAREAYERFRKEGLRCNLSTGEEMIDDLDSMGNKAGLTSGTIEMISLTTMYDVVVLDEIQMMGDTERGWAWTNALLGARAKEIHVCGEGSVLPLIHKIAAVTGDNVVVKEYERLGGLVVEPNPIARNFKNLKPGDCLIAFSKKRILKYKLEIERTTNFKVAVVYGSLPPEIRAKQAAMFNSGESEILVASDAIGMGLNLSIKRVIFLENSKFNGTEQLPLEIPIIKQIAGRAGRFKSDSGEKSIGYVSALDRSILKTVKDALATPTTYLETARIWPPDNVVEKLMTKYPTGYKLSALVEQFEENLKTSSNALFSLSDISKKIELLQEIESSVKLSVSDMLKLSYAPVKRSNLVLSTFLKFCKTVAKKESRSIIDYSLPLYKLNPEYTTDDTMTLENYEELHQIIVLFMWMHIRYPTYFIDIESAIDFGNNCEYILFQKLLLLKRDPYIKKSFPIKSPRTYRSQKTN; this is encoded by the coding sequence ATGATAGTTTATAATTTGCGTTGTTCTTTCACTCTTGTAAGCGATTATTTCATTCATAGTATGGGACatgaaaaaaaaacctCCGATGAGCTTAAATCTTCTACATCGTTAATAGTCAAACAAAGGTCGATGAGGAGAGGCGAGCGTTTTCTAATGCTGAGAAGGCCCTCATATTTACTACGTATATCTAGGTTTCCATGCACAGGAGGGCTTCGATTTAATTCACAGTCTCCGGCATTGCTTCCATTCCAGTCGTCAGCGTGGCTATTGGAACCGTCAGATAGAGAACAAAAGAAGTTCTTTCGAGTCATTTCATCTCGACAGCAATATCCAAAACTTTCAAAGCATCTAGCAGAATCTTTTACTAACTTTGTTTTCCGTTTAAATGAGGCCTTTGATAAGTTACGGCATGATGCATCCTTCACTAACATGCATAATACAAGCTTAGATGCTAGGAACCAAGCTTTAAATATACTTTTCGAAGAGATTATTAAACAGATAGAGAATTATGACTCAAGAGCTCCGTTTAAATTTTCATTAGACGAAGCAATACAACCTAGACGTGTTAGCAACCTCATCCAGCAACTGGTTAATATAAAACTTTTACATAACAGGCAATGGTCAGAAATTATTGGGATTGAAGAAGTTACGGAGAGTGCCATATTCGAATATATTTTGGAAAAACACCTAGGTCACATTTTATTCAATGAAGTCCTACCTAAAACGTTACCTTCCGTTAGTCTAGCGAATCGGCCATTAGACCTCAGTAATCCATCGACCTGGTATCCCAAAGCCCGAGAGTTAAAGCGTACAATAGTGATGCATTTGGGCCCTACGAACTCTGGAAAGACTTTTAATGCTCTTCAGAAACTGAAGCAATGTAATCGAGGGTACTATGCGGGGCCTCTGCGACTATTAGCTAGAGAGGCGTATGAAAGATTTAGAAAAGAAGGCCTCCGCTGTAATTTATCGACAGGAGAAGAAATGATAGATGACCTGGACTCTATGGGTAATAAGGCAGGCTTAACTTCAGGAACCATTGAAATGATTTCGCTAACGACTATGTATGACGTTGTGGTGCTGGACGAAATCCAAATGATGGGCGATACTGAGAGAGGTTGGGCTTGGACGAATGCACTGCTAGGGGCTAGAGCTAAAGAGATTCATGTTTGTGGAGAGGGAAGTGTGCTGCCGTTAATTCATAAAATTGCAGCTGTTACGGGAGATAATGTTGTTGTTAAGGAATATGAAAGATTAGGTGGGTTAGTTGTCGAGCCGAATCCAATAGCTCGTAACTTTAAAAACCTAAAACCTGGCGATTGCTTGATCGCCTTCTCTAAAAAGAGAATTCTAAAATATAAGCTGGAGATTGAAAGGACTACTAACTTCAAAGTGGCAGTTGTTTATGGATCACTTCCACCTGAAATTCGAGCCAAACAAGCCGCTATGTTCAACAGTGGCGAGTCAGAAATATTAGTGGCCTCAGATGCAATTGGTATGGGTTTAAATCTCTCTATTAAAAGGGTGATATTTCTCGAGAATAGCAAATTTAATGGAACTGAACAGCTTCCGTTAGAGATTCCAATAATCAAGCAAATAGCCGGACGGGCAGGCAGATTTAAAAGCGACAGCGGTGAAAAATCCATTGGGTATGTTTCCGCATTAGATCGGAGTATATTGAAAACTGTGAAGGATGCTCTTGCTACACCTACCACCTACTTAGAAACGGCTCGTATCTGGCCTCCAGATAATGTCGTCGAAAAATTAATGACTAAATATCCGACTGGTTATAAACTCTCCGCGCTGGTAGAACAGTTTGAAGAGAACCTGAAGACATCCAGCAATGCATTATTCTCATTGAGTGATATTTCAAAGAAAATCGAACTGCTGCAGGAGATTGAGTCTTCTGTAAAATTATCGGTATCTGACATGCTTAAATTAAGTTATGCTCCAGTCAAAAGGTCGAATCTTGTTTTGTCAACATTTTTGAAATTCTGCAAGACAGTTGCTAAAAAGGAATCTAGATCCATAATTGATTATTCGTTACCGTTATACAAGTTGAATCCAGAATACACTACAGATGACACCATGACGCTTGAAAATTACGAGGAGCTACATCAGATTATAGTACTCTTTATGTGGATGCACATCAGGTATCCTACTTATTTTATTGACATTGAGTCTGCGATAGACTTTGGCAACAACTGTGAATACATCTTGTTTCAAAAGCTCCTGCTCCTAAAAAGGGATCCATATATTAAGAAAAGTTTCCCTATAAAGTCACCCCGAACTTATAGATCTCAGAAAACCAACTAG
- a CDS encoding uncharacterized protein (Syntenic homolog of Ashbya gossypii AGL236W; Syntenic homolog of Saccharomyces cerevisiae YCR087C-A), with protein MVTFNCEVCNATVPKKNTEKHYYRCPDAYFTCIDCSTTFDDGVSYKKHTQCITEDEKYQKALYKGKKAKNQQQEEKPKPKKTETSEKPEKSIKPAKSAKNTEKASSAPAKKSPLVPGTSLYKVLKGMKSKQDKKELLKRLEVTSEGSIILTDSK; from the coding sequence ATGGTTACCTTTAACTGTGAAGTATGCAACGCGACGGTTCCAAAGAAGAATACTGAAAAGCATTATTATCGCTGCCCAGACGCGTATTTTACATGTATTGACTGTAGCACCACATTCGATGATGGTGTAAGCTATAAAAAGCATACACAGTGCATTACTGAGGATGAAAAGTACCAAAAGGCATTATATAAGGGCAAGAAGGCCAAAAATCAACAGCAAGAGGAGAAGCCCAAGCCTAAAAAGACTGAAACGTCTGAAAAGCCGGAAAAGTCTATAAAACCTGCAAAGTCTGCTAAGAACACTGAGAAGGCATCTTCCGCTCCGGCCAAGAAAAGCCCATTAGTCCCAGGAACTTCTCTTTACAAGGTCCTCAAGGGTATGAAGAGCAAGCAAGATAAGAAGGAGCTTCTCAAGCGCCTCGAAGTCACCAGCGAGGGCTCCATTATACTTACAGACTCAAAATAA
- the ABP1 gene encoding Abp1p (Syntenic homolog of Ashbya gossypii AGL237C; Syntenic homolog of Saccharomyces cerevisiae YCR088W (ABP1)) encodes MALEPIDVTTHSAEIERVYLEVVKGTNPDLTWLILTPTENKSYAPEYTGSEFRKFLKSFEEHKVQYGLARVSPPGSDVHKLLLVGWCPDSSPLRFKASFASNFAIVANNVLRGYHVQVTARDDDDLHERELLMKISNAAGARYSFQQYDSLPRPTKTTSIPKPEPATAPKPRPGDVPKPFVTPRATANSNTVSEKEKAKISDTSDSSSKNSSKSSSKNSSKSSSTKPEKESSVAASPAKSTPATQEDTQNDGWNEPELKERDFEKQPLEPNKSSWKPVGKVDLQKVIEEESSKSYPGLYSSNKSEVTKSERSSNKVNASEDIAKLRAESKQKREYEYSQVLGTKSKGLNNSERASQSPDREASDASNKAEETEQDSGAKRPATKIPESKFGHKGADFEPTIITPKQFSEPSPISVDDKSTKTSSSHTKFGRALPGLIPVSTPSDSATDDSPQPPLPPRPSTSPKKDSQDHSSSDSEDSDRGEEESKDQEQKEDSEKEEEEEEEEEEEEEEDHDDDDDDDDDEKQSVELSEHGSFTEQQESASATENSPALPLRARPPPPASRNASEPSKEEQTPSAIAEYDYEAAEDNELTFEEGDLIINIEFVDEDWWLGQLKKTGEKGLFPRNYVELQD; translated from the coding sequence ATGGCTTTGGAACCGATCGACGTAACTACACACTCGGCCGAGATCGAGCGTGTTTACTTGGAGGTTGTTAAGGGTACAAATCCTGATTTAACATGGTTGATTTTGACACCTACAGAAAACAAGTCATATGCACCAGAATATACTGGGAGTGAGTTCCGGaagtttttgaaaagttttGAAGAGCATAAGGTACAGTATGGGCTAGCACGCGTATCCCCACCAGGTTCGGACGTCCACAAACTTTTATTAGTGGGGTGGTGCCCTGATTCGTCACCATTGAGGTTTAAGGCTTCATTTGCAAGCAACTTTGCTATAGTTGCGAATAATGTATTGCGTGGGTATCATGTGCAAGTAACTGCTAGggatgatgatgatttaCACGAACGGGAGTTGTTAATGAAGATTAGCAATGCAGCAGGGGCGCGTTATTCTTTTCAGCAATATGACTCTTTACCCCGTCCTACGAAAACCACATCTATACCCAAGCCAGAACCTGCCACTGCACCTAAACCCCGTCCGGGTGACGTGCCAAAGCCTTTTGTTACACCAAGAGCTACTGCTAATTCTAACACCGTGAGTGAAAAGGAAAAAGCCAAGATCAGCGACACTAGCGATAGCAGTAGCAAGAATAGCAGTAAGAGCAGTAGCAAGAATAGCAGCAAGAGTAGCAGCACCAAACCTGAGAAGGAATCTTCTGTTGCAGCATCTCCTGCCAAGTCAACCCCCGCCACTCAGGAGGATACTCAAAACGATGGTTGGAATGAACCGGAGTTAAAGGAACGCGATTTTGAAAAGCAACCTTTAGAACCTAACAAATCTTCCTGGAAACCTGTTGGTAAGGTAGACCTCCAAAAAGtcattgaagaagaaagttCAAAAAGTTATCCTGGTTTATATTCGTCAAACAAGTCAGAGGTGACGAAATCTGAACGCAGTAGTAATAAGGTTAATGCATCAGAGGATATTGCCAAGCTGCGCGCAGAATCAAAGCAGAAGCGCGAATATGAGTATAGTCAGGTCCTTGGTACTAAATCTAAGGGCTTAAATAACTCTGAGCGCGCGTCTCAATCACCTGATAGGGAAGCTTCAGATGCCTCTAACAAGGCGGAAGAGACAGAACAAGATAGCGGTGCGAAACGGCCGGCTACGAAAATACCGGAATCAAAATTTGGCCATAAGGGTGCGGACTTCGAGCCCACTATTATTACTCCTAAGCAATTCTCAGAACCTTCTCCGATATCAGTTGATGATAAGTCCACCAAGACTTCTTCTAGCCATACAAAGTTTGGCAGGGCTCTTCCAGGTTTGATCCCTGTCTCAACCCCATCTGACAGCGCTACTGATGATTCTCCGCAACCACCTTTGCCTCCTAGACCGTCCACTTCACCAAAGAAAGATTCGCAAGATCATTCGTCTAGTGACTCAGAGGATTCTGATAGaggtgaagaagaaagcaAAGACCAGGAACAAAAGGAAGACTctgaaaaagaagaagaagaagaagaagaagaagaagaagaagaagaagaagaccACGATGACGACGACGACGACGACGACGACGAAAAGCAATCTGTGGAATTATCAGAACATGGTTCGTTTACAGAACAGCAGGAATCAGCTTCGGCCACCGAAAACTCTCCTGCTCTACCTTTAAGAGCTAGACCTCCTCCGCCAGCTTCTAGAAATGCCTCTGAGCCTTCTAAAGAAGAACAAACCCCATCTGCTATTGCTGAATACGACTATGAGGCTGCTGAAGACAACGAATTAACTTTTGAGGAAGGAGACTTGATAATTAACATCGAATTCGTTGATGAAGATTGGTGGCTAGGCCAGTTGAAAAAGACCGGCGAAAAGGGCTTGTTTCCACGCAACTACGTTGAGTTACAAGATTGA
- a CDS encoding uncharacterized protein (Syntenic homolog of Ashbya gossypii AGL238W; Syntenic homolog of Saccharomyces cerevisiae YCR090C), with amino-acid sequence MLYLVAKASLSDNIKCFYPKDDEASPINYTFELICTSCRETHDSLVRINCFEKHSMPGSRGEASLVMKCNFCGKECSINLERTEEVLYNTSIPDNEEDIKKMVSNRKKLGLKGLDSNSAAWLQMDCRGCEVTKFETADAVFQVELASGKSMECVFEDGENEWYDYDDDAGEEVSVVDVKFITVKGK; translated from the coding sequence ATGCTATACCTGGTTGCTAAGGCTTCATTAAGTGATAATATTAAGTGCTTTTATCCCAAGGACGACGAAGCTTCGCCAATAAACTATACATTTGAGCTAATTTGCACTTCTTGTAGGGAAACTCATGATTCATTGGTACGGATAAATTGCTTTGAAAAGCATTCAATGCCCGGTAGTAGAGGAGAGGCTTCTTTGGTTATGAAGTGCAACTTTTGTGGCAAAGAGTGCTCAATTAACTTGGAAAGAACTGAAGAGGTTTTATACAATACGTCTATACCTGACAATGAGGAagatattaaaaaaatgGTTTCAAATAGAAAAAAGTTGGGATTAAAAGGCCTTGATTCGAATTCCGCTGCATGGTTACAGATGGATTGTCGCGGTTGTGAGGTAACTAAGTTTGAAACTGCCGATGCAGTGTTCCAGGTTGAATTGGCATCTGGTAAAAGTATGGAATGTGTATTTGAAGACGGTGAAAATGAATGGTATGATTATGATGATGATGCAGGGGAAGAAGTTTCAGTAGTTGATGTAAAGTTTATAACTGTGAAGGGTAAATAG
- the TRM44 gene encoding tRNA (uracil) methyltransferase (Syntenic homolog of Ashbya gossypii AGL241W; Syntenic homolog of Saccharomyces cerevisiae YPL030W (TRM44)): MLDYCVKEPSVLGPKWVAVYSTSEQVPFQKEHFETAMNNVIKHPNVNSTVIMRADILINKEYDVSSSDLVRSKSTDIPVINDSKVITVDIDDLRPRQVDTELQLTTKHEIVRRLIPRNPYKDPIINQTCLVMNSKSDKNTSLIVYVPHFDDPELCPFYIPKVGAVGILLHAGRLSVHYLPFPGGSSELEDEESRMVRTARRLLHTAERHSTGSMNGYRKRVEHDVIVDKVLFQDTYIKLKTKYSRWLIDHWVESTNPGKHVFEDIAIAAFLIELWKKIYGPENPQDKFEFRDLGCGNGILCYILIMEGFKGMGIDARRRKSWEIYSEEVSYCLKEQVIVPSILLRPHPEVKKLNPALEHNGGLFPVLIQTPNMLAPVNMLYSSADLINSSHVNICEFPENTFIIGNHSDELTCWIPLLGYPFMVIPCCSHSLNGSKVRFRCSKATVAKHGNSMYAGLVEHVDYLARAVGWDVEKEMLRIPSTRNAALVGYRNHNFQFPFGKVYELIIQDGGADGWVSNTIALMKQASRSH, encoded by the coding sequence ATGTTAGATTACTGTGTTAAGGAACCCAGTGTTCTGGGCCCAAAATGGGTGGCTGTTTATAGCACTAGTGAACAGGTACCCTTCCAGAAGGAGCATTTCGAAACGGCGATGAATAATGTGATAAAACATCCAAATGTCAATTCCACAGTGATCATGAGAGCAGATATTCTCATCAATAAGGAATATGATGTTTCAAGTTCAGATTTGGTGCGTAGTAAGTCCACCGACATCCCGGTCATAAATGACAGTAAAGTAATTACGGTAGATATTGATGATTTAAGACCAAGACAAGTTGACACTGAGCTGCAATTGACTACTAAGCATGAGATTGTGCGGAGACTCATACCAAGAAATCCGTATAAGGATCCGATTATAAACCAAACGTGCCTGGTTATGAACTCTAAAAGCGATAAAAACACATCGCTGATCGTATATGTCCCGCACTTTGACGATCCAGAGCTTTGTCCTTTCTATATCCCAAAAGTTGGGGCCGTAGGCATATTACTACATGCTGGAAGGCTTTCTGTACATTACTTACCGTTTCCAGGCGGTAGCTCTGAACTAGAAGATGAGGAAAGTCGAATGGTGAGAACTGCACGCAGATTACTCCATACTGCAGAGAGGCATTCTACAGGCTCAATGAATGGCTACAGAAAGAGAGTAGAACATGATGTGATTGTCGACAAGGTTTTGTTCCAGGATACCTATATTAAACTGAAAACCAAATACTCTAGGTGGCTCATCGACCACTGGGTAGAAAGCACAAATCCTGGTAAACACGTTTTCGAGGATATTGCAATTGCTGCATTTTTGATAGAGCTATGGAAGAAGATCTATGGGCCAGAGAACCCACAAGACAAGTTTGAATTCAGAGACTTAGGTTGTGGTAACGGTATCCTCTGCTACATCTTGATTATGGAGGGCTTTAAAGGCATGGGTATAGATGCAAGAAGACGGAAATCCTGGGAAATCTACTCCGAAGAAGTCAGTTACTGCCTTAAGGAACAAGTAATAGTGCCTTCAATCCTCCTACGGCCACATCCTGAAGTGAAGAAATTAAACCCAGCACTAGAGCATAATGGCGGTCTATTCCCCGTCTTGATACAAACCCCAAATATGCTCGCTCCAGTAAATATGCTCTACTCTTCCGCCGACTTGATAAACTCATCTCATGTCAATATTTGCGAGTTTCCAGAAAATACATTCATAATTGGCAACCATTCAGACGAACTAACCTGCTGGATTCCACTCCTAGGGTACCCATTTATGGTTATACCATGCTGTTCTCACAGCCTAAATGGATCCAAGGTAAGATTTAGATGTTCTAAAGCAACCGTGGCCAAGCATGGAAACAGTATGTATGCAGGTCTTGTAGAGCATGTTGACTACCTTGCCAGAGCTGTTGGGTGGGATGTAGAGAAAGAAATGCTGAGAATACCAAGTACGAGAAATGCTGCACTAGTGGGCTACCGAAACCATAATTTTCAGTTCCCATTTGGTAAGGTTTATGAGTTAATCATTCAAGATGGTGGTGCCGATGGATGGGTATCCAACACTATTGCTTTAATGAAGCAAGCATCTAGAAGTCATTAA
- the CSM1 gene encoding Csm1p (Syntenic homolog of Ashbya gossypii AGL235C; Syntenic homolog of Saccharomyces cerevisiae YCR086W (CSM1)) gives MDPLSRYKQAVQQRLDNADLAVSKIVRENTLLSQQVINKDEELQSLREEVKRLQQDAKREGERREKAGEEVEITKDLFEHLCGVRVHKLYEDDTGLWFDTSQGSKNGVMDYKLGFVKNAETQDTEVVYIPLLKRRSASELKALQAKLPGYMFDTLSFPLGSLNQFYNKLSRCLGKSSAPEA, from the coding sequence ATGGACCCTCTCAGTAGATATAAGCAAGCTGTGCAGCAAAGGTTGGATAATGCAGACCTTGCAGTGAGCAAGATCGTTCGGGAGAATACCTTATTGAGCCAACAAGTGATAAACAAGGATGAGGAGCTGCAATCGTTAAGAGAAGAGGTGAAGCGATTACAGCAAGATGCTAAGAGGGAAGGCGAGAGAAGGGAAAAAGCTGGTGAGGAAGTTGAAATTACTAAAGATCTGTTCGAGCACCTGTGTGGGGTACGCGTTCATAAGCTATATGAAGACGACACTGGGCTGTGGTTTGATACGTCCCAAGGGAGTAAGAATGGTGTTATGGACTATAAGTTGGGATTTGTTAAGAACGCAGAGACTCAGGATACAGAGGTCGTGTATATACCATTATTGAAGCGACGGAGCGCGTCAGAGCTGAAAGCCCTTCAAGCGAAGCTGCCAGGATACATGTTCGACACCCTCAGCTTCCCGCTTGGGTCGCTAAATCAGTTTTACAACAAGTTGTCTAGGTGTTTAGGTAAGAGCAGCGCTCCTGAGGCCTAA